Proteins found in one Buchnera aphidicola str. G002 (Myzus persicae) genomic segment:
- the queE gene encoding 7-carboxy-7-deazaguanine synthase QueE, protein MNYPVNEIFQTIQGEGYYTGTPSIFIRLQGCPIHCPWCDTKYTWTCLDKNKISSEEIIKKNTSNQQWSLMNVEQILLNIKIKKWTAKHIVITGGEPCIYNLLHLTETLEKKGFRCQIESSGTQLIQCSLNTWVTISPKKNQNTLLTAMLRSNEIKYPILKKEDLSYLDKILSMVKNKKKCYVSLQPISQNKEALEICIKTCIMKNWKLSIQLHKYILIK, encoded by the coding sequence ATGAATTATCCGGTTAATGAAATATTTCAAACCATACAAGGTGAAGGTTACTATACTGGAACTCCATCTATTTTTATTAGATTACAAGGTTGTCCGATTCATTGTCCATGGTGTGATACTAAATATACATGGACATGTTTGGATAAAAATAAAATATCTTCTGAAGAAATTATAAAAAAAAATACATCGAACCAACAGTGGAGCCTCATGAATGTTGAACAAATACTTTTAAATATTAAAATAAAAAAATGGACCGCTAAACATATAGTAATTACTGGTGGCGAACCCTGTATATATAATTTATTACATCTTACAGAAACATTAGAAAAAAAAGGATTTAGATGCCAAATAGAAAGTAGTGGTACTCAATTAATTCAATGCTCATTAAATACTTGGGTCACAATTTCTCCTAAAAAAAATCAAAATACATTATTAACAGCAATGTTGCGATCTAATGAAATTAAATATCCTATTTTAAAAAAAGAGGATTTATCTTATTTAGATAAGATCTTGTCCATGGTAAAAAATAAAAAAAAATGCTATGTTTCTTTACAACCTATTAGTCAAAATAAAGAAGCTTTAGAAATATGCATAAAAACTTGTATAATGAAAAATTGGAAGCTTTCAATACAACTGCATAAATATATTCTAATAAAATAA
- the queD gene encoding 6-carboxytetrahydropterin synthase QueD: MKTIIFKDFYLEAAHYLPYVPKEHKCRRLHGHSFLIRLEIEGEIEKKTGWIMDFSDLKLIFHPIYKQLDHNFLNNISGLENPTSENLAKWIWVRLKPILPLLSAVIVKETCTSGCIYRGDNK; encoded by the coding sequence ATGAAAACTATAATATTTAAAGATTTTTATTTAGAAGCTGCACACTATTTACCATATGTACCTAAAGAACATAAATGTAGACGATTGCATGGTCATTCTTTTTTAATTCGTTTAGAAATAGAAGGTGAAATTGAAAAAAAAACTGGATGGATAATGGATTTTTCTGATCTTAAATTAATATTTCATCCTATTTACAAACAATTAGATCATAATTTTTTGAATAATATTTCTGGATTAGAAAATCCAACTAGTGAAAATTTAGCTAAATGGATTTGGGTACGATTAAAGCCTATTTTACCTTTATTAAGTGCAGTTATAGTTAAAGAGACTTGTACGTCTGGTTGTATTTATAGAGGTGATAATAAATAA
- a CDS encoding peptidoglycan DD-metalloendopeptidase family protein has product MFYTVKRNDNLYSIAKKSGHNYYELSKFNYIKKPYKIIVGQKIWIGDFLINQNNCSIIDLNKKNSTSCELIFNNPLKLKNFLKDTSRYSTSQICFFCDETTKKKSVLFRKKNFISSKDWDWPIKSTNIKYIYHSKSKNKEIEFFGFKGQPVFAAATGKVVCVTDIFKKYGRLIILKHSQNYLSIYAFNNLILVKQQDTVHVNQQISTMGSSENNSSKLYFEIRYRGQSINPLNILPQINTKRVIY; this is encoded by the coding sequence ATGTTTTATACAGTTAAACGGAATGATAATCTTTATTCTATTGCTAAAAAATCTGGTCATAATTATTATGAATTATCTAAATTCAATTATATTAAAAAGCCTTATAAAATAATCGTCGGTCAGAAAATATGGATAGGAGATTTTTTAATTAATCAAAATAATTGTTCTATTATAGATTTAAATAAAAAAAATAGCACTTCTTGTGAATTAATATTTAATAACCCATTAAAACTTAAAAATTTTTTAAAAGATACTTCACGATATAGTACGAGTCAAATCTGTTTTTTTTGTGATGAAACAACTAAAAAAAAGAGTGTTCTTTTTAGAAAAAAAAATTTTATATCTTCTAAAGATTGGGATTGGCCTATTAAAAGTACAAATATTAAATATATTTATCATAGTAAATCAAAAAATAAAGAAATAGAATTTTTTGGTTTTAAAGGTCAGCCTGTTTTTGCTGCTGCAACTGGTAAAGTAGTTTGTGTAACTGATATATTTAAAAAATATGGTCGCTTAATTATTTTAAAACATAGTCAAAATTATCTTAGTATTTATGCTTTTAATAACTTAATTTTAGTTAAACAACAAGATACTGTTCATGTTAATCAACAAATTTCTACTATGGGATCATCTGAAAATAATTCATCAAAGCTATATTTTGAAATTCGTTATAGAGGTCAATCTATAAATCCATTAAATATTTTACCTCAAATTAATACCAAGAGAGTGATTTATTAA
- the ispF gene encoding 2-C-methyl-D-erythritol 2,4-cyclodiphosphate synthase produces MRIGYGFDLHAFGDKKPLIIGGVSIPYEIGLIAHSNGDVLIHAIIDSLLGATAMGDIGTFFPSNNQRYKNIDSRILLKNIWKKITLKNYDICNLDATIIAECPKMSSYIFSMRSNLSLDLQTKIENISIKATSAKMIGCIGRKEGISCQAVVMLVKNIRR; encoded by the coding sequence ATGAGAATTGGATACGGTTTTGATCTTCATGCTTTTGGAGATAAAAAACCATTAATTATTGGAGGTGTTTCAATTCCTTATGAAATAGGATTAATTGCTCATTCCAATGGAGATGTATTGATTCATGCTATCATAGATTCATTGCTAGGTGCTACTGCAATGGGAGATATTGGAACTTTTTTTCCTAGTAATAACCAAAGATATAAAAATATTGATAGTAGAATTTTGTTAAAAAACATTTGGAAGAAAATTACATTAAAAAATTATGATATATGTAATCTTGATGCTACTATTATTGCAGAATGTCCGAAAATGTCTTCATATATCTTTTCGATGAGATCTAATTTATCATTAGATCTTCAGACTAAAATAGAGAATATTAGTATTAAAGCTACAAGTGCTAAAATGATAGGATGCATTGGAAGAAAAGAAGGCATTTCTTGTCAAGCTGTTGTAATGCTTGTTAAAAATATTAGAAGATAA
- the ispD gene encoding 2-C-methyl-D-erythritol 4-phosphate cytidylyltransferase, which yields MILFSLFKPKIVAIVPAAGTGSRMISSLPKQYMKIQDRTILEHTLTKLLLHPYISQIIVSLHPKDNYFHKLSISSHLRIFSVVGGKKRINSVFSGLKIVKNIDWVIVHDAVRPCLSYKDLDALISMIKKNPVGAVLARPVCDTIKYSNIKKEKILYTIYRKNLWHALTPQLFRFKILKNCLKEIIKNRISITDEASALEYCGYHPLLVLGSSKNIKITWPEDLILAEFYLKNMYNVNE from the coding sequence ATGATTTTGTTTAGTTTGTTTAAACCTAAAATTGTAGCTATAGTACCAGCTGCTGGAACAGGTAGTAGAATGATATCAAGTTTACCAAAACAATATATGAAAATTCAAGATCGTACCATACTTGAACATACCTTAACTAAATTATTGTTACATCCCTATATATCTCAAATAATTGTTAGTTTGCATCCAAAAGATAATTATTTTCATAAATTATCTATATCATCTCATCTTCGTATTTTTTCTGTGGTTGGAGGTAAAAAAAGAATTAATTCAGTTTTTTCAGGATTAAAAATAGTAAAAAATATTGACTGGGTAATAGTACATGATGCCGTACGTCCTTGTTTAAGTTATAAAGATTTAGACGCGTTAATATCTATGATAAAAAAAAATCCAGTAGGTGCTGTTTTAGCAAGACCTGTATGTGATACTATTAAATATAGTAATATAAAAAAAGAAAAAATATTATATACTATATATAGAAAAAATTTATGGCATGCTTTAACTCCTCAATTATTTCGATTTAAAATTTTGAAAAATTGTTTAAAAGAAATTATAAAAAATAGAATTAGTATAACAGATGAAGCATCAGCACTAGAATACTGTGGATATCATCCACTATTAGTTTTAGGAAGTTCTAAAAACATTAAAATTACTTGGCCTGAAGATCTTATTTTAGCAGAATTTTATTTAAAAAATATGTATAATGTAAATGAATAA
- a CDS encoding septum formation initiator family protein: MLKTFLFFLLAWLQYSLWLGTNGFLDYIKIHQKVVIEEKNNEKLEIRNNQIILEIKNLNNHNNHIKKNET; encoded by the coding sequence ATGTTAAAAACATTTCTATTTTTTTTGCTTGCTTGGTTACAATATTCTCTTTGGTTAGGAACAAATGGTTTTCTAGATTATATAAAAATACATCAAAAAGTTGTAATAGAAGAAAAAAATAATGAAAAACTTGAAATTCGTAATAATCAAATAATATTAGAAATTAAAAATTTAAATAATCATAATAATCATATTAAAAAAAATGAAACTTAA
- the cysC gene encoding adenylyl-sulfate kinase yields MNSNFPNNIVRQKHFITRIKREKKYGHKSIVIWFTGLSGSGKSTIANYLEKILFKNGIHTYVLDGDNIRLGLCSDLNFTIIDREENIRRIGEVAKLMLDSGIITLVSVISPYIHQRKMVYKILGKKNFLEIFVDTPIHICENRDPKKLYKKARMGKISNFTGINDLYERPETADVHLDGTDSLQNSAKKLIKVLHDYNIISFMGID; encoded by the coding sequence ATGAATAGTAACTTTCCAAATAATATTGTTCGTCAAAAACATTTTATTACTCGTATTAAACGTGAAAAAAAATATGGTCATAAATCAATTGTAATCTGGTTTACTGGATTATCAGGTTCAGGTAAATCAACCATTGCTAATTATTTAGAAAAAATATTATTTAAAAATGGTATTCATACTTACGTGCTAGATGGTGATAATATTAGATTAGGATTATGTTCAGATTTAAATTTCACTATAATTGATCGAGAAGAAAATATAAGGCGTATTGGAGAAGTAGCTAAATTGATGTTAGATTCTGGTATCATTACATTAGTATCAGTTATTTCTCCATACATACATCAAAGAAAAATGGTTTATAAAATATTAGGAAAAAAAAATTTTTTAGAAATATTTGTGGATACGCCCATTCATATATGTGAAAATCGTGATCCTAAAAAATTATATAAAAAAGCCCGTATGGGGAAAATATCTAATTTTACCGGTATTAATGATTTATATGAAAGACCAGAAACAGCTGATGTGCATTTAGATGGAACAGATTCTTTACAAAATAGTGCAAAAAAGTTAATTAAAGTATTGCATGATTATAATATAATATCTTTTATGGGAATCGATTGA
- the cysN gene encoding sulfate adenylyltransferase subunit CysN, with protein MSINIKDNFKNWLDLNQKKSLLKFLTCGSVDDGKSTLIGRLLHDTQQIYDDQLSSLKNDSKRHGTQGNKIDLALIVDGLQSEREQGITIDVAYRYFSTHKRKFIIADTPGHEQYTRNMVTGASTCDLSILLIDARKGLSEQTYRHSFISTLLGIKDLVVAINKMDLVNYKEEIFINIKKKFLQFSKKLPENLNIMFIPISALIGENIVFKSHAMPWYNGSTLLDILETIKIQYKNNSEEIRFPVQYINRPNSEFRGYSGTLLSGSIHVGQLIKILPININSRITNIVTFDKNLEKAEVGQAITIVLKDEIDINRGDFFVNTNSLLKPSQEAIIDVVWMIDDLLLIGGSYNIKLSGKKTRVYIKEILFQIDINTLIKRKSDSLSLNSIGRIKVMFSEPMIFDNYDENRMTGNIIFIDFLTNITVGAGMIKSNLRTKKPILHDQKKDFELDLHAFVSKHFPHWNIPKLVMKKVSS; from the coding sequence ATGAGTATTAATATAAAAGATAATTTTAAAAATTGGTTAGATTTAAATCAAAAAAAATCTTTATTAAAATTTTTAACATGTGGCAGTGTAGATGATGGAAAAAGTACTTTAATTGGTCGTTTATTACATGATACTCAACAAATTTACGATGATCAATTATCTTCTCTGAAAAATGATAGCAAGCGTCATGGAACACAAGGTAATAAAATTGATTTAGCTCTTATAGTAGATGGATTACAATCTGAACGAGAACAAGGTATTACTATTGATGTAGCTTATCGTTATTTTTCTACTCATAAAAGAAAATTTATTATTGCAGATACTCCTGGACATGAGCAATATACTCGTAATATGGTTACTGGTGCTTCTACATGTGATTTATCTATTTTATTAATTGATGCTCGAAAAGGTCTATCTGAACAAACATATCGACATAGTTTTATTTCGACTTTACTTGGAATTAAAGATTTAGTTGTTGCTATTAATAAAATGGATTTAGTTAATTATAAAGAAGAAATATTTATTAATATAAAAAAAAAATTTTTACAATTTTCTAAGAAACTACCAGAAAATTTAAATATTATGTTTATTCCTATATCTGCATTAATAGGTGAAAATATTGTTTTTAAAAGTCATGCTATGCCTTGGTATAATGGTTCAACATTATTAGATATTTTAGAAACAATAAAAATACAATATAAAAATAATTCAGAAGAAATAAGATTTCCAGTACAATATATCAATCGTCCTAATTCAGAGTTTCGTGGATATTCTGGAACATTACTATCTGGTAGTATTCATGTTGGACAATTAATTAAAATATTACCTATTAATATAAATTCTCGCATTACTAATATAGTAACATTTGATAAAAATTTAGAAAAAGCAGAAGTTGGACAGGCAATTACTATAGTATTAAAAGATGAAATAGATATTAATCGAGGAGATTTTTTTGTAAATACTAATTCTCTTTTAAAACCTTCTCAAGAAGCTATTATTGATGTAGTCTGGATGATAGATGATCTATTATTAATAGGAGGATCTTATAATATTAAATTATCTGGGAAAAAAACACGAGTGTACATAAAAGAAATTTTATTTCAAATAGATATAAATACTTTAATAAAAAGAAAAAGTGATTCTCTTTCTCTAAATAGTATTGGCCGAATTAAAGTCATGTTTAGCGAACCTATGATTTTTGATAATTATGATGAGAATAGAATGACAGGAAATATAATTTTTATTGATTTTTTAACGAATATCACAGTCGGAGCTGGAATGATCAAGAGCAATTTAAGAACAAAAAAACCGATTTTACATGACCAGAAAAAAGATTTTGAATTAGATTTACATGCCTTTGTTTCGAAACATTTTCCGCATTGGAACATACCTAAATTAGTTATGAAAAAGGTTTCATCTTAA
- the cysD gene encoding sulfate adenylyltransferase subunit CysD: MFTKNTSHLRQLESESIYIMREVMSEFHNPVMLYSIGKDSSVMLHLAKKAFYPGSLPFPLLHIDTGWKFKEMYIFRDHIASTCNLELIVHCNSKGKLLGLNPFEHGGSKYTDIMKTEGLKEAINKYNFDAAFGGARRDEEKSRSKERIYSFRDSFHQWDPKKQRPELWWNYNGQINKGENIRVFPLSNWTELDIWQYIFLENIEIVPLYFAALRPVLKRDRALIMIDDERMNVLPNEVIQKKMVRFRTLGCWPLTSAIESEAKNLEDVIQETLTVKTSERTGRAIDYDQKSSMEFKKRQGYF, from the coding sequence ATGTTTACAAAAAATACTAGTCATTTGCGTCAATTAGAATCAGAAAGCATCTACATTATGCGAGAAGTAATGTCAGAATTTCATAATCCTGTAATGTTATATTCTATCGGAAAAGATTCTTCAGTCATGTTACATCTTGCAAAAAAAGCTTTTTATCCTGGATCTTTGCCTTTTCCTTTGCTTCATATAGATACTGGGTGGAAGTTTAAAGAGATGTATATATTTAGAGATCATATTGCTAGTACTTGTAATCTAGAATTAATAGTACATTGTAATTCAAAAGGAAAATTGTTAGGTTTAAATCCTTTTGAACATGGTGGTAGTAAATATACTGATATAATGAAGACAGAGGGTTTAAAAGAAGCTATAAATAAATACAATTTTGATGCTGCTTTTGGTGGAGCAAGACGAGATGAAGAAAAATCACGTTCTAAAGAACGTATCTATTCTTTTCGTGATTCGTTTCATCAGTGGGATCCAAAGAAACAACGTCCTGAATTGTGGTGGAATTATAATGGGCAAATTAACAAAGGAGAAAATATTCGTGTTTTTCCACTTTCAAATTGGACTGAACTAGATATTTGGCAATATATTTTTTTAGAAAACATTGAAATTGTTCCTCTTTACTTCGCTGCACTACGTCCAGTTTTAAAAAGAGATCGCGCGTTGATCATGATTGATGATGAACGAATGAATGTTCTTCCGAATGAAGTAATACAGAAAAAGATGGTAAGATTTCGTACTTTAGGTTGTTGGCCTTTAACGAGTGCTATTGAATCAGAAGCTAAAAATCTTGAAGATGTAATTCAAGAAACTTTAACAGTTAAAACTAGTGAACGAACAGGACGAGCTATTGATTATGATCAAAAAAGTTCAATGGAATTTAAAAAAAGACAAGGTTATTTTTAA
- the cysG gene encoding siroheme synthase CysG, giving the protein MNYLPLFLDLKNKKILVIGAGEVAFNKITLLLRSEAKVNVIAKELCSEVKTLLDEKKIDWISEEFHKSFLNKTFLVISATNDSKLNQYIFNVCNDYCIFVNVVDNQSKCSFIFPSIIDRSPIIIALSSGGTAPVLLRLLREKIESILPIRLGDVAKIAGKWRKKIKQHFINFLERRRFWERLFKSIFVEYILKGNKDQAVNFLKKSIHDINLLKGEIILVGAGPGDSGLLTLRGLQVLQEADVVLYDYLISQDVLDLIRRDAKRICVGKRAGLKNITQKEINILLISLAKKGQKVVRLKGGDPFIFGRGGEEIEAAKKAEIDFQVVPGITSAIGIAAYSGIPLTDRRYSHGVIFITGHKSTNGFINNWSILCDASYTLVIYMGILQAKEISKKLIEFGRSKSTPIAIIGQGTTINQKVIIGRLDEIEKIIKLIIAPGLLIVGEVVLLHNKFKWFQT; this is encoded by the coding sequence GTGAATTATCTCCCTCTTTTTTTAGATTTAAAAAACAAAAAAATTTTAGTCATTGGTGCCGGAGAAGTAGCATTTAATAAAATTACGCTCTTACTACGTTCAGAAGCAAAAGTGAATGTAATTGCTAAAGAATTATGTTCAGAAGTTAAAACTCTTCTAGATGAAAAAAAAATAGATTGGATATCTGAAGAGTTTCATAAATCATTTTTAAATAAAACTTTTTTAGTTATTTCAGCTACAAATGATTCTAAATTAAATCAATATATATTTAATGTATGTAATGATTATTGTATATTTGTTAATGTAGTAGATAATCAATCAAAATGCTCTTTTATTTTTCCTTCTATTATTGATCGGTCTCCTATCATTATAGCGCTTTCTTCCGGTGGTACAGCTCCAGTTTTATTACGTTTATTACGTGAAAAAATAGAATCTATTTTACCAATAAGATTAGGTGATGTAGCTAAAATTGCAGGTAAATGGAGAAAAAAGATCAAACAACATTTTATAAATTTTTTAGAAAGACGTCGTTTTTGGGAAAGATTATTTAAGAGTATTTTTGTAGAATATATATTGAAGGGTAATAAAGATCAAGCAGTTAATTTTTTAAAAAAAAGTATTCATGATATTAATTTATTAAAAGGTGAAATCATTTTAGTAGGAGCTGGTCCAGGAGATAGTGGTTTATTAACTTTAAGAGGATTACAAGTATTACAGGAAGCAGATGTAGTTTTATACGACTACTTAATTTCTCAAGACGTTTTAGACTTAATTCGTCGAGATGCTAAACGGATCTGTGTTGGAAAACGTGCGGGTCTGAAAAATATTACTCAAAAAGAAATTAATATACTATTGATATCTTTAGCAAAAAAAGGTCAAAAAGTAGTACGTTTAAAAGGAGGCGATCCTTTTATTTTTGGTCGTGGTGGTGAAGAAATAGAAGCAGCAAAGAAAGCAGAGATTGATTTTCAAGTTGTTCCTGGAATTACTTCTGCTATTGGTATTGCTGCATATTCTGGTATACCATTAACAGATCGCAGATATTCTCATGGTGTAATATTTATTACAGGTCATAAATCGACTAATGGTTTCATTAATAATTGGTCTATTTTATGTGATGCTTCTTACACTTTAGTAATATATATGGGTATTTTACAGGCTAAAGAAATTTCTAAAAAACTTATTGAATTTGGTCGATCGAAATCGACACCAATAGCTATTATTGGACAAGGAACTACGATTAATCAAAAAGTAATTATAGGACGTTTAGATGAAATTGAAAAAATAATCAAACTGATTATAGCTCCTGGTTTATTAATTGTTGGAGAAGTTGTACTTTTACATAATAAGTTTAAATGGTTTCAAACTTAA
- a CDS encoding phosphoadenylyl-sulfate reductase, with protein sequence MSILNIKDINLLNDKKKNKILSELNSKISNYSAEERIRWSLKNLPCTHIMSSSFGIQSIVLLHLMITQKPDIPIILVDTGYLFPQTYNFIDFLTEKFNLNLQVFRSKISPAWQEARYGQLWKKGIQGINFYNTINKIEPMNDALNKLSVQTWFAGLRRDQSKSRKLLSYISIQKKTFKVLPILDWSNNEIKKYLKINQLDIHPLSKDGYSSIGDTHTTSKHIPGMLEEETRFFGLKRECGLHEDKI encoded by the coding sequence ATGTCAATATTGAATATTAAAGATATTAATTTATTAAATGATAAAAAAAAAAATAAAATCTTATCTGAACTCAACTCGAAAATATCTAATTATTCTGCAGAAGAACGTATACGATGGTCATTAAAAAATTTACCCTGTACACATATTATGTCATCTAGTTTTGGTATTCAATCAATAGTTTTATTACATCTTATGATTACGCAAAAACCAGATATCCCTATAATATTAGTTGATACAGGTTATTTATTTCCTCAAACATATAATTTTATTGATTTTTTAACTGAAAAATTTAATTTAAACTTACAGGTCTTTCGATCAAAAATATCTCCAGCATGGCAAGAAGCAAGATATGGACAGTTATGGAAAAAAGGAATTCAGGGTATTAATTTTTATAATACTATCAATAAAATTGAACCAATGAATGATGCCTTAAATAAGTTGTCAGTACAAACATGGTTTGCAGGATTACGTCGTGATCAATCAAAAAGTCGAAAATTATTATCATATATTTCTATTCAAAAAAAAACTTTTAAAGTGTTACCAATATTAGATTGGTCTAATAATGAAATAAAAAAATATTTAAAAATCAATCAATTAGATATTCATCCTTTATCAAAAGATGGCTATTCTTCGATAGGAGACACACATACTACTTCTAAACATATACCAGGAATGTTAGAGGAAGAAACTCGTTTTTTTGGACTAAAACGTGAATGTGGTTTACATGAAGATAAAATTTAA
- the cysI gene encoding assimilatory sulfite reductase (NADPH) hemoprotein subunit, protein MKKSNKENDLLEKVTDAERIKQNSNYLRGTIIEDLKNEITNGFSGDNFSLIRFHGMYQQDDRDLRLERHEQKLEPRYAMMLRCRLPGGVIKAKKWIDIDNFATKYTLYGTIRLTNRQTFQFHGILKNKLKDVHKMLHKIELDSLATANDVNRNVLCTSNPMESLVHQEAYEWARKISEFLLPHTKAYAEIWLDQKKIATTDKEPILGKTYLPRKFKTTVVVPPYNDVDLYANDMNFIVITENKKIIGFNVLIGGGLSFIHGNKKTWPFLATEIGYISVENVLLITQAIVTTQRDWGNRTDRANAKTRYTINNFSLESFKKEVEKRANINFQPIRPYHFISRGDRFGWIKDINNTWSLTLFIQNGRIYDNQNQLLKSGLLKIANIHEGNFRITSNQNIIISEILEENKNKIEKIALSHGLIQRISPLRQNSMACVSFPTCPLAMAEAERVLLHFVTKLEKIMLKYGVEKETIIFRISGCPNGCGRSLLSEIGLIGKSIGRYNLYLGGNRVGSRIPKIYQENITEKEIFIHLKSLIKCWSNERKTQEDFGDFIIRKGIVKEIVDPIFDFWN, encoded by the coding sequence ATGAAAAAAAGTAATAAAGAAAATGATTTACTCGAAAAAGTTACTGATGCTGAACGTATAAAACAAAATAGTAATTATTTAAGAGGAACAATAATTGAAGATTTAAAAAATGAAATAACTAATGGTTTTAGCGGAGATAATTTTTCACTGATTCGATTTCATGGTATGTATCAGCAAGATGACCGTGATTTACGTTTAGAACGTCATGAACAAAAACTAGAACCACGTTACGCAATGATGCTTCGTTGTAGATTGCCAGGTGGAGTTATTAAAGCAAAAAAATGGATAGATATTGATAATTTTGCAACTAAATATACATTATATGGTACTATTCGACTCACAAATCGTCAAACTTTTCAATTTCATGGAATTTTGAAAAATAAGTTAAAAGATGTCCATAAAATGTTACATAAAATTGAATTGGATTCATTAGCAACGGCTAATGATGTTAATAGAAACGTTCTTTGTACATCTAATCCTATGGAATCTTTAGTTCATCAAGAAGCTTATGAATGGGCACGAAAAATTTCAGAATTTTTATTACCACACACTAAAGCTTATGCAGAAATTTGGTTAGATCAAAAAAAGATTGCTACAACAGATAAAGAACCTATTTTAGGTAAAACTTATTTACCAAGAAAATTTAAAACAACAGTTGTAGTACCACCATATAATGATGTAGATTTATATGCAAATGATATGAACTTTATTGTTATTACAGAAAATAAAAAAATAATTGGTTTTAATGTTTTAATAGGTGGAGGATTATCTTTTATTCATGGTAATAAAAAAACATGGCCGTTTCTTGCTACAGAAATAGGTTATATTTCTGTAGAAAATGTTTTATTAATTACTCAAGCGATAGTTACAACACAAAGAGACTGGGGTAATCGTACTGATCGTGCTAATGCAAAAACTAGATATACCATAAATAATTTTAGTTTAGAATCTTTTAAAAAAGAAGTAGAAAAAAGAGCAAATATTAATTTTCAACCAATTCGTCCTTATCATTTTATAAGTAGGGGAGACAGATTTGGATGGATTAAAGATATCAATAATACTTGGAGTTTGACATTATTTATTCAAAATGGCCGTATATATGACAATCAGAATCAATTATTAAAATCTGGACTGTTAAAAATAGCAAATATTCATGAAGGTAATTTTAGAATCACCTCAAATCAAAATATTATCATTTCTGAAATCTTAGAAGAAAATAAAAATAAAATAGAAAAAATAGCTTTATCACATGGTTTAATTCAGAGAATCAGTCCTTTACGCCAAAATTCTATGGCTTGTGTTTCATTTCCTACTTGTCCTTTAGCAATGGCAGAAGCAGAACGTGTTTTGTTGCATTTTGTTACAAAATTAGAAAAGATTATGTTAAAGTATGGTGTAGAAAAAGAAACAATAATTTTCCGTATTTCTGGTTGTCCAAATGGTTGCGGAAGATCATTATTATCTGAAATTGGTTTGATTGGAAAATCTATTGGTAGATATAATTTGTATTTAGGAGGTAATCGCGTAGGGAGTCGAATTCCTAAAATTTATCAAGAAAACATTACTGAAAAAGAAATATTTATTCATTTAAAGTCTTTAATTAAATGCTGGTCTAATGAAAGAAAAACACAAGAAGATTTTGGAGATTTTATTATTAGAAAAGGTATTGTTAAAGAGATCGTTGATCCCATTTTTGATTTTTGGAATTAG